One genomic segment of Kiritimatiella glycovorans includes these proteins:
- a CDS encoding ABC transporter ATP-binding protein: MIEVRNLCRDFGPRRAVDDVSFEVNPGTVLGFLGPNGAGKTTTLRAIAGYLSPTSGTVRVAGRDVAEDPPAAQRHIGYMPENAPLYDDMLVEEFLAFVAETRGFTGEARKERVDAILERCFLKEVRHQGIDTLSRGYRRRTCLAQTLLHDPDILLLDEPTEGLDPNQKQVVRDMIREMAPKKAIVISTHVLEEVEAICTRAVIISSGRIVADDTPDCLKRQSPGHGAVRLCVGAPAAEAESAFGALEGVREVRRLDTADGRTELRLVASGGRTPIQDVTDLARRRDWVIYDLRMEEGRLEDVFRRITTTEDAH; the protein is encoded by the coding sequence ATGATCGAGGTTCGGAACCTGTGCAGAGATTTCGGGCCGCGGCGTGCGGTGGACGACGTATCGTTCGAGGTGAACCCCGGAACCGTTCTGGGCTTTCTCGGCCCGAACGGGGCGGGCAAGACCACCACGCTCCGCGCCATCGCGGGATATCTCTCCCCCACCTCGGGCACCGTGCGGGTCGCCGGCCGCGACGTGGCCGAAGATCCCCCGGCCGCCCAGCGGCACATCGGCTATATGCCGGAAAACGCGCCGCTCTACGACGACATGCTCGTCGAAGAATTTCTGGCCTTTGTCGCCGAGACGCGCGGCTTCACCGGGGAAGCGCGGAAGGAGCGCGTCGACGCGATACTGGAGCGGTGCTTTCTGAAAGAAGTCCGGCACCAGGGCATCGATACGCTCTCGCGCGGCTACCGCCGCCGCACCTGCCTGGCGCAGACCCTGCTGCACGACCCCGACATCCTGCTGCTCGACGAACCCACCGAGGGGCTCGATCCCAACCAGAAGCAGGTCGTGCGCGACATGATCCGCGAGATGGCCCCGAAGAAAGCGATCGTCATCTCCACGCATGTGCTCGAGGAGGTCGAGGCGATCTGTACCCGCGCCGTCATCATCAGCTCCGGCCGGATCGTGGCCGACGACACCCCGGACTGCCTTAAGCGGCAGAGTCCCGGCCACGGCGCCGTGCGCCTGTGCGTAGGCGCGCCCGCCGCCGAGGCCGAATCCGCGTTCGGCGCGCTCGAAGGCGTGCGCGAGGTCCGGCGACTCGACACCGCGGACGGCCGCACGGAGCTGCGTCTCGTGGCGTCCGGCGGGCGCACACCGATCCAGGATGTGACCGATCTCGCCCGGCGGCGGGACTGGGTCATCTACGACCTGCGCATGGAAGAGGGCCGGCTGGAGGATGTCTTCCGCCGGATCACCACCACCGAAGACGCGCACTGA
- the serS gene encoding serine--tRNA ligase: MLDIKRIRKEPEEVRRRLASRGVAAALDPVLKLDEQRRTLISESEELKAERKRRSPEIGKLKKEGRDTRALQEEIRGMGDRIRALDEQCRGIEAELEQQLLSLPNLPHGSVPAGEDETANPEISRSGEIPPFAFEPRPHWDLGARLGILDLERGAKLSGSGFPLLIGAGARLSRALVQFMLDLHTTEHGYTEVAPPFVVNADCMTGTGQLPKFREDMYCTEGDELFLIPTAEVPLTNIYREEILEGPLPVRLTAYTPCFRREAGAAGRDTRGLIRVHQFDKVELVKFARPETSCEELELLRADAEAVLQKLGLTYRVIELCTGDLGFGAAKCYDIELWAPAQERWLEVSSCSNFEDFQARRARIRFRDGDGKPQLVHTLNGSGVALPRLIVAILEQNQREDGSVEVPGALRPYMGGMEWLTPDS, from the coding sequence ATGCTGGACATCAAACGCATACGCAAAGAGCCCGAGGAGGTGCGCCGGCGGCTCGCGAGCCGCGGCGTGGCCGCCGCGCTCGATCCCGTTCTGAAACTCGATGAACAGCGCCGGACGCTGATCTCCGAATCCGAGGAACTCAAGGCCGAACGCAAGCGGCGGTCGCCGGAGATCGGAAAGCTCAAGAAAGAGGGCCGGGATACCCGTGCGCTGCAGGAGGAGATCCGGGGGATGGGTGACCGGATCCGTGCGCTGGACGAGCAGTGCCGCGGCATCGAGGCCGAACTCGAGCAGCAGCTCCTCTCGCTGCCCAACCTCCCGCACGGGAGCGTGCCCGCAGGCGAAGACGAGACCGCCAACCCCGAGATCAGCCGCAGCGGGGAGATTCCGCCGTTCGCCTTCGAACCCCGGCCGCACTGGGATCTCGGCGCCCGCCTCGGGATCCTCGATCTCGAGCGCGGCGCGAAACTGTCCGGCTCCGGCTTCCCCCTGCTCATCGGCGCCGGCGCGCGCCTCAGCCGCGCCCTCGTGCAGTTCATGCTCGATCTGCACACGACCGAACACGGCTACACGGAAGTCGCGCCGCCCTTCGTGGTCAACGCCGACTGCATGACCGGCACGGGACAGCTTCCCAAATTCCGCGAGGACATGTATTGCACCGAAGGCGACGAGTTATTTCTGATCCCGACCGCCGAAGTGCCGCTGACGAATATCTACCGCGAAGAGATCCTGGAGGGCCCGCTGCCCGTCAGGCTGACCGCCTACACGCCGTGTTTCCGCCGCGAGGCCGGCGCGGCGGGCCGCGATACGCGCGGGCTGATCCGCGTACATCAGTTCGACAAAGTGGAGCTGGTCAAGTTCGCCCGCCCGGAGACCTCCTGCGAAGAGCTGGAGCTTCTGCGCGCGGATGCCGAAGCGGTGCTGCAGAAGCTGGGGCTGACCTATCGCGTGATCGAACTGTGCACCGGCGACCTCGGGTTCGGCGCGGCGAAGTGCTACGACATCGAGCTCTGGGCCCCGGCTCAAGAGCGCTGGCTGGAGGTCTCCTCGTGCAGCAACTTCGAGGATTTTCAGGCGCGCCGGGCGCGGATCCGGTTCCGCGACGGGGACGGGAAGCCGCAGCTCGTCCATACCCTCAACGGATCCGGCGTCGCACTCCCGCGGCTGATCGTCGCCATCCTCGAACAGAACCAGCGCGAGGACGGATCGGTGGAGGTCCCGGGGGCGCTCAGGCCGTATATGGGCGGGATGGAGTGGCTGACCCCGGATTCGTAA